A genomic stretch from Erwinia sp. E_sp_B01_1 includes:
- a CDS encoding inorganic diphosphatase, which produces MNLVKKLSAVAVLVVACSQASAMNILDFPQPENNPDEFYALTEIPAGSMIKYETDAKTGFIVADRFQSMPVAYPANYGSLTQSLGGDNDPLDVIFYTRAPMAPGTLIKLRPIGVLKMIDGGESDDKIVAVPASKIDPTYDDIHSMDDLPKMEVKRLEAFFRVYKQLPDGRKKVELNGFGDAAAAKTEIKSAFEAWKSKPAKAE; this is translated from the coding sequence ATGAATCTGGTCAAAAAATTGTCTGCTGTTGCCGTACTTGTGGTTGCCTGCTCCCAGGCCAGTGCCATGAATATCCTGGACTTTCCCCAACCTGAAAATAACCCTGACGAATTCTATGCGCTGACCGAAATTCCGGCAGGCAGCATGATCAAATATGAAACTGATGCGAAAACCGGCTTTATTGTCGCCGATCGTTTCCAGTCCATGCCGGTGGCCTACCCCGCAAACTATGGCTCCCTGACCCAGTCTCTGGGTGGGGATAACGATCCGCTGGATGTAATTTTTTACACCCGTGCGCCAATGGCACCGGGTACGCTGATCAAACTGCGTCCGATTGGCGTACTGAAGATGATCGATGGCGGGGAATCAGATGACAAGATCGTGGCCGTTCCGGCCAGTAAAATCGATCCAACTTATGATGATATTCACTCGATGGACGATCTGCCAAAAATGGAAGTGAAACGCCTGGAAGCGTTCTTCCGCGTTTATAAGCAGTTGCCGGATGGGCGTAAGAAGGTCGAACTGAATGGTTTTGGCGATGCGGCAGCGGCTAAGACGGAGATCAAATCCGCCTTCGAGGCATGGAAATCTAAGCCTGCCAAAGCAGAGTAA
- the queE gene encoding 7-carboxy-7-deazaguanine synthase QueE, whose translation MQYPINEMFQTLQGEGFYTGVPAIFIRLQGCPVGCSWCDTKHTWDKLADRETSLGDILLKTIETDAWGAADAQALLAVIASHGWTARHVVITGGEPCIHDLTPLTETLEQHGFSCQIETSGTHEVHCSEKTWVTVSPKVNMRGGYDVLNQALVRADEVKHPVARQRDVEALQALLATLSDDKARIIALQPISQKDDATKLCIETCIRYNWRLSMQTHKYLNIA comes from the coding sequence ATGCAGTACCCGATTAATGAAATGTTCCAGACGTTGCAGGGCGAAGGTTTTTATACCGGCGTTCCGGCAATTTTTATCCGCCTGCAGGGATGCCCGGTGGGCTGCAGCTGGTGTGATACCAAACACACCTGGGATAAGCTGGCCGATCGGGAAACCTCGCTGGGTGATATCCTGCTGAAAACCATAGAGACGGATGCCTGGGGGGCAGCGGATGCGCAGGCATTGCTGGCGGTGATTGCCAGCCACGGCTGGACTGCACGCCATGTGGTGATCACCGGCGGAGAACCCTGCATCCATGATCTGACACCGCTGACAGAAACGCTGGAGCAGCACGGATTCAGTTGCCAGATTGAAACCAGCGGCACGCACGAAGTCCATTGCAGCGAAAAAACCTGGGTAACCGTTTCACCGAAAGTGAATATGCGTGGGGGATATGATGTGCTGAACCAGGCGCTGGTGCGGGCAGATGAAGTGAAGCACCCGGTAGCCCGTCAGCGGGATGTTGAAGCTTTGCAGGCTCTGCTGGCAACGCTGAGCGATGACAAGGCCCGGATCATCGCGTTGCAGCCAATCAGCCAGAAAGATGATGCCACCAAACTCTGTATTGAAACCTGTATCCGTTATAACTGGCGATTGTCGATGCAGACGCATAAATACCTGAATATCGCCTGA
- a CDS encoding metallophosphoesterase: MKKTTFILNITLFTSLMSQCAYTAPISPGTSSIPTKENFSFAVFADPQAFRLKKGGDPNSKSQNGAEWHRINKNLVSAANKVPDISFGIINGDITEFGRTSSWDAVSGIFDKLRFPYYFGLGNHDYQNNKNDCWTAYWFSMDGCAIDSVQKLIKHQAAIELSSRLNQSAFGSVIKKQQGITNFSSDMTADKGSLAYSWDYKHVHFVQLNLHPDYSVKLNSSLQKPKYDIIPSLTWLGDDLRKARFRGVSNVILNMHEEGDDFRRNSSDYARRQFQAIMLTYKPLAVFVGHTHMFDRDAHSNHPFYGNTPVYTTGAAFDGKFHQVNFNEVSRTLTIREMDGITGTPVELKTYTEKVPTPTPVCKMTGIFGYKGDIYMSPFMPAKAEWNLNQVLRSGNNVDASKSGSGYMRPWNAGNPYQMWAFERMYGNEMPEYNAWYLIRQRATGRVLDSNASGAVYTKPATANNYYQQWRPIKTERGEMMLVNRATNRVLDGNGNRLYTTPGYEMFNQYKAWKVSQGWTRKSPENVRFFKAKQADSWRKAYPSGANSNIYWQYLGEHNLLSPSPCIGW, translated from the coding sequence ATGAAAAAGACAACATTCATACTCAATATAACTTTATTCACTTCACTTATGTCACAGTGTGCTTACACAGCGCCCATCTCGCCTGGGACTTCATCAATCCCCACTAAAGAAAATTTTTCCTTTGCCGTTTTCGCAGACCCTCAGGCATTTCGTTTAAAAAAAGGGGGCGATCCCAATAGCAAAAGCCAAAATGGCGCTGAATGGCACAGGATTAACAAAAATTTAGTTTCTGCGGCGAATAAAGTACCTGACATTTCCTTTGGTATTATCAACGGAGACATAACGGAGTTTGGGCGAACTTCCTCATGGGATGCTGTGTCTGGCATCTTTGATAAGCTCAGGTTTCCTTATTATTTCGGGCTGGGGAATCACGATTATCAAAATAATAAAAATGACTGCTGGACAGCTTACTGGTTCTCCATGGACGGATGTGCCATCGACTCGGTGCAGAAACTTATAAAACATCAGGCTGCAATAGAACTTTCCTCCCGACTGAATCAGTCTGCTTTTGGATCGGTCATAAAAAAACAGCAGGGGATCACAAATTTCTCCAGTGATATGACCGCTGATAAAGGCAGTCTGGCCTACTCCTGGGATTATAAACATGTCCACTTTGTGCAGTTAAATCTCCACCCTGACTATTCAGTTAAGCTGAACTCTTCGTTGCAAAAGCCGAAATATGACATTATCCCCTCGCTAACCTGGCTGGGTGACGATCTCCGGAAGGCCAGATTCAGAGGAGTGAGTAATGTCATTCTTAATATGCATGAGGAGGGTGACGATTTCCGCAGAAACTCAAGTGACTATGCCCGCAGGCAGTTTCAGGCAATTATGTTGACCTATAAGCCTCTGGCCGTTTTTGTTGGCCACACGCACATGTTTGATCGTGACGCCCACAGTAACCACCCTTTTTACGGTAACACGCCTGTTTACACTACAGGAGCCGCTTTTGACGGAAAATTCCATCAGGTTAACTTTAACGAAGTATCCCGGACGTTAACTATCAGGGAGATGGATGGCATAACAGGGACGCCCGTAGAGCTGAAGACTTATACCGAGAAAGTGCCCACCCCCACGCCGGTTTGTAAAATGACAGGCATATTCGGTTACAAAGGAGATATCTATATGAGTCCCTTTATGCCGGCAAAAGCGGAGTGGAATCTTAACCAGGTATTAAGGTCCGGAAACAATGTTGATGCCAGCAAGTCAGGAAGTGGTTATATGCGCCCCTGGAATGCGGGCAACCCTTACCAGATGTGGGCTTTTGAGAGGATGTACGGAAATGAGATGCCGGAATACAACGCCTGGTACCTGATCCGTCAAAGAGCGACAGGACGGGTGCTGGACAGTAATGCCAGTGGGGCTGTCTACACCAAGCCCGCCACCGCAAATAACTATTATCAGCAATGGCGTCCGATCAAAACTGAGCGGGGAGAAATGATGCTGGTTAATCGCGCAACTAATCGCGTCCTTGATGGCAATGGCAATCGTCTGTACACCACTCCAGGGTATGAAATGTTCAACCAGTATAAAGCCTGGAAAGTCAGCCAGGGCTGGACACGGAAATCGCCCGAAAACGTCCGCTTTTTTAAAGCGAAGCAGGCCGACTCCTGGAGAAAAGCTTACCCATCCGGCGCAAACAGCAATATTTACTGGCAATATTTGGGTGAACACAATCTTCTCTCACCTTCTCCGTGCATCGGTTGGTAA
- a CDS encoding amidohydrolase family protein: protein MIRFSHRNKETAVHSHQSRRHFLSHSARMTAGGALLASGMAGAATTAPASSKLSCEEDSVTKSITATHYQLRNVRLEEGFEQQGGIVVGTKTMLYDLEINKGKITAIQPAKNRSPSPLQAFDANGLLLLPATRDMHIHLDKTFYGGPWEAPRPRKGKTIMDMIAREQTIIPRLLPHSVQHAEAIIALLQAKGTTVARSHCNIDPVSGLKSLEHLQTALQKHQQDFSCEIVAFPQHGLLHSKVEGLMREAMQMGVQYVGGLDPTNVDGAMEKSLDTMFQIALDSHKGVDIHLHETTPAGIAAVKYMIKTVEQNPQLVGKVTLSHGFALSVMEGNELEEVINGLAAQQFTVASTVPIGKRSMPLPQLSDKGVFVMTGTDSVIDHWSPFGTGSMLEKANLYAQLYGNSDEFGLTRSLAIATGNILPLSAKGERQWPAVNDAAEMILVAASCSAEAVARVPEVSATFHQGRLVAGGVRKI from the coding sequence ATGATTCGCTTCAGTCACAGGAACAAGGAAACCGCAGTGCACTCTCATCAAAGTCGCAGACACTTTCTTTCCCACAGCGCCAGAATGACTGCCGGTGGCGCTCTTCTTGCCTCTGGCATGGCTGGAGCCGCTACGACCGCCCCTGCTTCAAGTAAACTCTCCTGCGAGGAGGATTCAGTGACGAAGTCCATCACGGCGACCCACTATCAGTTACGCAACGTTCGTCTGGAGGAAGGCTTTGAGCAGCAAGGCGGCATCGTGGTCGGTACAAAAACTATGCTGTACGACCTGGAAATCAACAAGGGTAAAATTACCGCCATACAGCCAGCGAAAAATCGTTCCCCCAGCCCACTTCAGGCCTTTGATGCTAACGGACTGCTGCTGCTGCCTGCCACCCGCGATATGCATATCCATCTGGATAAAACCTTTTACGGCGGCCCGTGGGAAGCGCCCCGCCCCCGTAAAGGCAAAACCATTATGGATATGATTGCCCGCGAGCAAACCATTATTCCCCGTCTGCTGCCGCACTCTGTTCAACATGCGGAAGCGATCATCGCGCTGCTGCAGGCCAAAGGCACCACCGTTGCCCGCAGCCACTGCAATATCGATCCGGTCAGCGGCCTGAAAAGCCTGGAGCATCTGCAAACCGCCCTGCAGAAACACCAGCAGGATTTCAGTTGCGAGATTGTCGCCTTCCCACAGCACGGCCTGCTGCACTCAAAAGTTGAGGGTCTGATGCGAGAAGCGATGCAGATGGGCGTGCAGTATGTCGGCGGCCTGGACCCGACCAACGTCGACGGTGCGATGGAGAAATCGCTTGATACGATGTTTCAGATTGCGCTGGACAGCCATAAGGGCGTGGATATTCATCTGCACGAAACCACCCCGGCTGGTATCGCTGCCGTGAAATATATGATCAAAACCGTAGAGCAGAATCCACAGCTGGTTGGCAAAGTGACCCTGAGCCACGGCTTTGCACTCTCGGTAATGGAAGGGAATGAGCTGGAAGAGGTGATCAACGGTCTGGCAGCGCAGCAATTTACGGTGGCCTCTACCGTACCGATTGGCAAACGCTCAATGCCTTTGCCGCAGTTGAGTGATAAAGGCGTTTTCGTAATGACCGGGACCGACAGCGTTATCGATCACTGGTCGCCTTTTGGTACCGGAAGCATGCTGGAGAAAGCCAATCTTTATGCTCAGCTTTATGGCAATTCCGACGAGTTTGGCCTGACCCGTTCGCTGGCGATTGCTACAGGCAATATTCTGCCATTAAGTGCTAAGGGGGAGCGCCAGTGGCCTGCCGTGAATGATGCCGCAGAGATGATTCTGGTTGCGGCAAGCTGTTCAGCCGAAGCGGTAGCGCGCGTTCCGGAGGTGAGTGCCACCTTCCATCAGGGCAGGCTGGTAGCGGGTGGGGTCAGAAAAATATAA